TGAATAATCACAGGAACATTTAATTTATGTATAGCAGATATAATTTCCTTATATAATGGTACTGCAAACTTTTCGAAGTTTTTACTTCCAAGTATTTCTCCTGTAGCTGTAGGATCTGAAATTGCTATTACATCAGCACCTGCTTTAATCATTTCAATAGCATATTCTATTAAATAATCATTTACATACTTGAAAAATTTGTATAGCTTTTCCGGTTCTTTTCTTATCATTTTAAATGCCATAAGAGGATCTACTATCGATGTTGCTGTGCTTACATGTCCAGTTATACTTCCAATCACCGGTACTTCATCATTTTTAAGCTCATTTATAACTTCAAGTACCATCTTCATTCTCTTTTCCTCTTTAGGCACAACTGAATATTCGGCCATTATATCCTCTAAAGGATTGCTATTATACTCCATAACTCTTGGCTCTACAAATTTGTTTCCTACATCAAGTTTCACTCCAAGAGGCTCCGCTTCAATAGTCATGCAATATGGAACCCCATAGTTTTCAAACCCCGTAAGCTTATAAACCTTTTTTGCTGCTTCAATCATAGCCTCTTTTTCTGTATTAT
The DNA window shown above is from Haloimpatiens massiliensis and carries:
- a CDS encoding uroporphyrinogen decarboxylase family protein; its protein translation is MNQKERLLRVLKGEKVDRPPVICPGGMLNACVTETLDHITGNHNTEKEAMIEAAKKVYKLTGFENYGVPYCMTIEAEPLGVKLDVGNKFVEPRVMEYNSNPLEDIMAEYSVVPKEEKRMKMVLEVINELKNDEVPVIGSITGHVSTATSIVDPLMAFKMIRKEPEKLYKFFKYVNDYLIEYAIEMIKAGADVIAISDPTATGEILGSKNFEKFAVPLYKEIISAIHKLNVPVIIHICGNTRTIIDSLNLIGADAISFDSIVNLRDARRRISTRLMGNVNTQLLHTGKREKIISITKNCIDSGTDIVSPACGLSMGTPVDNLKAMTEYVKKGIYE